The sequence below is a genomic window from Paenibacillus silvisoli.
GACGCCGGGCTGCTCGGACAGGTACGCGGCAGCGGTCAAGCCCGCCAATCCGCCACCGATAATGGCTACGTTCATTGTACGATTCTCCTCGTTCGATCCATTCGATCATGGCTTTAACCCGTGTTCCATTATACGCCCGTACAAATGGCCAATCCATTTCATTTCTGACTGATAGCCATATCAAATCGGCATCGATTTCCGTGCGGGCGAACGCCCATTTTCCGCGGCTACAGGCGCCATTTGCCCACAGGCGAATATCATGGTAGGAGATTGAAGGAGGTCATGATCCGAATGGAAAAGAAGGTTTCCACGTCTCCGGTCGAGAAGGCGCCGAACATGTCGATGCCGGCCTCGAAGGCGCCGAACATGCCGATGCCGAAGCAGCCGACCATGGTTATGCCGGTGAAGCATGAAAATAAACCGGTCGATAATATGGAAATGAAAAAAATGTGCCATGAGCATATGCACCGTTACGTCCTCGTGCAAACGCACGACGGCTGGTGCTGCGACGGGATCGTCGAGCATCTCGACGACGAGTGCGTTTGTATCGCCGTTCCGCACTGCGGCCACATGGACCGCGCCTTTTTCCCTCATGGCGGCTTTTTCCCGTATCCGCCGATTTATCCTTATCCATACTTCCCGCGCCGCCGCTTCATCCGGCAAGTATTCCCGCTCGGGTCGCTGCTCGGCTTGTCGCTGCTGCCATTCTATTGATACAAGCGAAGCAATGGCGGAGGTCCGCGTAAAGCCGGCGTTCTACGGGGCGCTGGCTGTTCGCATTGGACTTGCCGGTCGATTTTCGATATGATGGACGGAGGACCGTTTATTTGCGAGAGGGGGACAAAATATGGATTGTATTTTTTGTAAAATCGTAGAAGGATCGATTCCTTCCAAAAAAGTATTCGAAAATGAACGCATACTCGCCTTTCATGACATACAGCCTCAAGCGCCCGTACATACGCTCATCATTCCGAAGAAACATATCCCGACGATGAACGACGTAACCGGCGAAGACGACGCGTTAATGGCGGAAATTTTCGCGGTGGCCCGCCAAATCGCGAAGGAGCAGGGCGTTGCGGAATCCGGCTACAGACTCGTCAATAATGTCAACAACGACGGCGGACAAGTCGTGTATCATCTGCATGTTCACCTGCTTGGCGGGGAGAAGCTGAAGCCGCTGGGTTAAAGTGCATAAAAATTGCTTGTCCTTTCAAGTTGACACTGCCTTTCGGTATAGCCTATAATTAAATTTGATGAACCGTGTTAACTTTTACTGGACGGTCTGATTCGGAGGGAGGGAAAACTGGTGTCTGAAACAAAAGTTCGCAAAAACGAGACGATCGATGCTGCACTCCGCCGCTTCAAACGTACCATCGCAAAGGATGGCGTATTGGCCGAGGTGAAGAAACGCAAGCATTACGAGAAGCCTAGCGTAAAGCGTAAGTTGAAGTCCGAGGCTGCGCGCAAGAGAAAGTTTTAGGAGGATCCTTCCACAATGAACCTTAGCGAACGATTGAACGACGATATGAAGCAAGCGATGAAAGATAAGGAAAAGTTCAAGCTCACGACGATTCGGATGATCCGTTCATCCATTAAGAATCAGGAGATCGAGCTTAAACGTCCGCTTGAAGACGCTGAAGTGCTTGATATCTTAAGTCGTGAGATCAAACAACGTAAAGATTCCCTCCAAGAATTTGAGAAAGCCGGCCGCGACGATCTTGCGAAAGATGTCGCAGCAGAAATTGAAATTATTAGTGTATACCTGCCTCAGCAGCTGACCGAAGAAGAGATCAAGTTGATTGTTCAGCAGACCATCCAGGAAACCGGTGCTTCTTCCAAAGCCGAGATGGGGAAAGTCATGAGCGCACTTTTGCCAAAAACAAAAGGGCGGGCTGATGGTAAACTAGTAAACACATTTGTGCAGCAATTTCTGCAATAACATAGGCTGACAGCCAAACACTCCCCATTCTCGGGGAGTGTTTTTTCGTTTGTATGGGGGCTGCGCAACAAGTTTGGTTAAATAAAATAACGGAACAAACAAAATATTGAGAAAAACATAAAGTTTTGTTAAAGTTCGCTTCTTGTTATTTCCAATGTAAGCGCTTTATATTATGATAAATTCGCAAGGGAATATCATAATAATTGCGGGAGCTGATGAGGTTGGCGGGATTGAAACGGCATGGGAGGCGTTGGTTGACGAGTTTGGTTTGTTTTGTATTTTTAGCTTATTTGTTAGTTCCGTTCGCTGGCGTTGCGGCTGCGGATCAGGCTCCGAATTTGCAGT
It includes:
- a CDS encoding GatB/YqeY domain-containing protein, with translation MNLSERLNDDMKQAMKDKEKFKLTTIRMIRSSIKNQEIELKRPLEDAEVLDILSREIKQRKDSLQEFEKAGRDDLAKDVAAEIEIISVYLPQQLTEEEIKLIVQQTIQETGASSKAEMGKVMSALLPKTKGRADGKLVNTFVQQFLQ
- a CDS encoding histidine triad nucleotide-binding protein, translated to MDCIFCKIVEGSIPSKKVFENERILAFHDIQPQAPVHTLIIPKKHIPTMNDVTGEDDALMAEIFAVARQIAKEQGVAESGYRLVNNVNNDGGQVVYHLHVHLLGGEKLKPLG
- the rpsU gene encoding 30S ribosomal protein S21, which produces MSETKVRKNETIDAALRRFKRTIAKDGVLAEVKKRKHYEKPSVKRKLKSEAARKRKF